A window of Acropora muricata isolate sample 2 chromosome 3, ASM3666990v1, whole genome shotgun sequence contains these coding sequences:
- the LOC136912057 gene encoding rhodopsin, GQ-coupled-like, with amino-acid sequence MSTSSDSSTWKDKLVGSIVIVIFSITLVLNLLALHYTYIKVRKPSLKKIPHLFVGALSLAGLGIACFQYIPFIASRFHGEWSWKAGVCHFVAFGVLFFGTLTISLVVMMSVERLGAIVFPFCYKESVTFHKCVILLIALVVYSFALAILPQALHNVELNVSTGVCSYTVDSHNIDTKVVVYVMCAHYVLSALIMLLSNITVVYTLHLLDKNSLSDIYNQDDVAKSERGAKPKSKHSNTSACVSFAKMVALMAVCYSVCWITVLMRVVTLYSLGWHNKYFDQVVLVLTTLDPLINHCVCLWTMSKYRDGYASSLGKVFSCFKPSEEGMFRSAITRLSTISRRSFSRSSTTARSSSMRTSRRKSSAITHTYKQVAQNNQGVPVEPGVEVREIQSDPKELVEQGHSSRNP; translated from the exons ATGTCAACGAGCAGTGATTCATCAACATGGAAAGACAAACTTGTCGGGTCGATagtaattgttattttttccaTTACACTTGTGTTGAACTTACTCGCGCTTCATTACACTTACATCAAGGTCAGAAAGCCTTCGTTAAAGAAGATTCCGCATCTGTTTGTTGGAGCGCTATCTTTGGCTGGCTTAGGTATCGCATGTTTTCAGTACATTCCCTTTATCGCTTCGCGCTTTCATGGCGAGTGGTCTTGGAAAGCTGGTGTTTGTCATTTCGTGGCGTTCGGAGTTCTGTTTTTCGGAACACTGACAATATCTCTGGTTGTAATGATGAGTGTAGAGAGGCTTGGTGCAATCGTGTTCCCATTCTGCTATAAAGAGAGCGTAACATTTCACAAGTGTGTCATTCTCCTGATTGCGCTTGTTGTGTACTCGTTTGCTTTAGCTATCCTTCCTCAAGCGCTTCACAATGTTGAGTTGAATGTGTCCACTGGTGTATGTAGCTACACTGTCGATTCGCACAACATCGACACTAAGGTCGTGGTATATGTAATGTGCGCGCATTATGTGCTCTCTGCCTTGATCATGCTATTGTCAAACATTACCGTGGTGTATACTCTTCATCTCCTTGACAAGAATTCCCTCTCCGATATATACAATCAGGACGATGTAGCTAAATCTGAAAGAGGCGCCAAACCGAAATCAAAGCATTCCAACACCTCAGCTTGCGTGAGTTTTGCCAAGATGGTAGCTTTAATGGCTGTGTGTTACTCTGTGTGTTGGATAACAGTTTTG ATGCGCGTTGTGACTCTGTATTCTCTGGGCTGGCACAACAAGTACTTTGATCAAGTCGTGTTGGTGTTAACTACTCTGGATCCTCTCATCAATCACTGTGTCTGCCTTTGGACCATGAGTAAATACCGTGATGGTTATGCCTCTTCTCTTGGCAAGGTGTTTTCGTGTTTTAAGCCGTCAGAAGAGGGCATGTTCAGGTCAGCCATTACCCGCCTCAGTACAATATCGAGGCGCTCATTCAGTCGGTCATCCACGACTGCGAGGTCTTCATCAATGCGAACATCAAGAAGAAAATCTT CCGCTATCACACACACTTACAAGCAAGTGGCTCAGAATAATCAAGGCGTACCGGTAGAGCCTGGTGTCGAGGTCCGGGAGATTCAATCGGATCCTAAAGAACTCGTGGAACAGGGTCATTCCAGCCGCAACCCTTGA
- the LOC136912058 gene encoding serine/threonine-protein kinase PknD-like, protein MAAKIKNSPVFQWLWLLANCCFAGLQEIPLPDTFINPSFQVAHNLWEGRITQVIKQLDKVSKPSYILATPQHTLYISSFLLDQVLFVSDTRQSGVPAVTFTQGHGLDGPWGMVASDKYLYVASFTTDQIHKYDLETRRFVGAFGNESYLDCPEGMALGPNNTLYVASFLDDRVVKFSIPDGQFLGVVADKSHGLKGPEDVAFLHDGSLLICSHNTDSVLRFNSSSGEKLGVFAIVEKPVGLTVGSDGHVYVTSYVTNSILRFNGQTGEFMDVYAAGGGLQGPSSVSFADVRTLYAASYDSDRVVQFNSTSGFTYILPGKKHENPGAGSFRNATNVR, encoded by the exons CTGCTTTGCAGGTCTACAAGAAATTCCCCTGCCTGATACATTCATCAATCCATCATTTCAGGTTGCACATAACCTATG GGAAGGAAGAATAACTCAAGTAATCAAACAGCTTGATAAGGTGTCCAAGCCCTCCTACATTTTAGCAACACCACAACACACATTATATATCTCAAG CTTCTTACTTGATCAG GTTTTGTTTGTATCAGACACAAGACAAAGTGGTGTTCCTGCAGTTACATTTACTCAGGGCCATGGACTGGATGGACCGTGGGGAATGGTTGCTA GTGACAAGTATCTGTATGTAGCAAGTTTCACAACAGATCAAATTCACAAATATGATTTGGAAACAAGAAG gtTTGTAGGTGCCTTTGGTAATGAGAGTTATCTTGATTGTCCAGAGGGAATGGCTCTTGGTCCCAATAATACACTCTATGTGGCAAGTTTTCTTGATGATAGAGTTGTAAAATTCTCCATTCCTGATGGCCAATTCCTTGGAGTG GTTGCAGACAAAAGCCATGGTTTAAAAGG ACCCGAAGATGTTGCCTTCTTGCATGATGGCTCACTTCTGATATGCAGCCATAATACGGACTCGGTTTTGAGATTTAACTCATCATCtg GGGAAAAACTGGGAGTATTTGCCATTGTAGAAAAGCCCGTTGGTTTAACTGTTGGTTCAGACGG ACATGTTTATGTTACAAGTTACGTCACAAACAGCATCCTTCGATTTAATGGCCAGACTG GTGAATTTATGGATGTGTATGCAGCTGGAGGTGGATTGCAAGGGCCCTCTAGTGTCAG TTTTGCTGACGTCCGCACACTGTATGCTGCCAGCTATGATAGCGACCGAGTGGTTCAGTTTAACAGTACCTCGGGTTTCACCTATATACTTCCAGGAAAAAAACACGAAAATCCTGGGGCCG GTTCTTTCAGGAATGCAACCAATGTCAGATAA